The DNA region GCTCTGGTCTCCGGCGGCGCGGGCGACGGGGGCTACGCGTCCTCGTACGGTACGACGACGACCTGCACGTCGTCCTCGTACACGATGCGGCCGGGGTCGGCGGAGCGGACCGTGCGGCACGGGACGCCGTGGGCGGCGAGGATGTCCAGGTAGCCGGGTACGCGCTCGATGAGGTGGGTGGCGGTCGACTTGAACCAGGCGACGGCGCCGGGGTTCGCCTCGCGGTCGTAGGCGGCGGACGGCGTCGTGTACGCGGCGTCGTACCAGTCGTTGGTGGCACGCCAGAAGCCGTGCTGCTCGGGAGTGAGCTTCCCTTCCCGAGCGAGGGTGTTCACCAGGAAGAAGACGCCCGGGTGGACCCCGCGTTCGTGCGGGGTCGGGGACTCGAAGCGTATGTACGCCGTCTCTGGGGAGGCCGTCGCGGCCGTGCTCGTCTCGTCGGTCACCGGCGCATCCTCGCATCGGCGGCGGCCACCCAGTGCGGCGCCCCGGCGCGCTCGGCGACGGCACGCGCCTGCCGGTGGTGCCGGGCGGCGGCGCCCGGCCGGCCGAGGGCGGCGGCGAGGTCACCGACGTACAGGGCGACGGGCTCCAGGGTCAGGACGCCGCTCCCCGCTCCGGCCAACTCGTCGCAGGCGGGGAGCAGTTCGCGGTACAGCCCGTCGAGGACATCCTGCGGGGCGGTCGGGGAGCGGAGGGCGGCGCGGGCGCGGAGGCAGAGGTGGGCTTCGAGGAGTTGGTCGTGGGGGAGGGGGCGGGGGCTGGGGCCAGGACCAGGGCCGGGGCCGGGGCCGGGGTGGTTGGGGGCGGAGGCGGTGTCGGCACTTCCGTCCGCGTCCGCCCCCGCGTCCGCGTCGGCCCCTGCGTCCGCGTCTGCCCCTGCGTCTGCCCCTGCGTCCGCGTCGGCCTCAGCGCTCGCGCCTCCGCTCTGCACCCGCAGGCACAGCAACGCCAGCTCCAGCAGCCCCGCGGTGCCGGCTCCGCCCGTTCCTCCCTCCCCTTCTGCCCTGCCCGCCCTTCTCAGCTCCTCCAGCTCCTCCAGCTCTTCCAGTCCTTCCACCCCGTCCAGCCTCTCCATCCCGCTCAGCCCCTCCATCCCCTCCATCCCCCCGCCCCGCATCCGCGCCGCAGCCGCCCTGCACCCCGCCTCCGCCTCCCGCACCCGTCCGGCGACGGCGGCCCGCAGCGCCGCGTACCACCCGGTGAACACCCCGGCCAGCGGCAGCCCGTGCCGTTCGGCGAGCCGGTCGACGGCGGCGGCGTGGCCGTCGGCGCGGTCGAAGTCGGCGAGCGCGGAGTGGGCCTGGAGCAGCATGAGGTGGCCGAGGACTTCGAAGGCGACGAGCCCGTGGTGGGCGGCGAGTGCGGTCAGCTCCTCGCCGATGCGGGCGCGTTCGGGGGCGAGTCCGGGGCGGTGGAAGGTGTGGAGATAGCGGGCGTTCAGGGCGAAGGCCAGGAGTGCGGCGGAGTCGGCGGGGCCGCCGCCCGGGACCACCCCGACCTCCCCGCCCGCGCCAGCCTCCGCCTCCGCATCCGCAACCGCATCCGCAACCGCCCGCGCCAGCCTCTCCGCCTCCCGCGCCGCCTCCGCGCCGCGTTCCGTGCGGGCGCCCCGCGTCTCCATGCCGACGGTGCTGAGCAGGCGGCTCCGGGTGGCGCGGCGGCCCGGGCTGCCGTCGTCCGGCAGGGCGGCGAGGGCGCGCAGGGCGGCGGTGACGATGCGGCGGGAGAGGGCTTCGTCGTCGTTGCGGGCCCAGATGCCCGGGACGTCGAAGGCGCCGATGACGCGGGCGGTCAGCTCGGGGTCGCCGGTCGCCTCGGCGGCGGTGAGGGCGTCGGAGCGGTAGCGGCGGGCCTCGGCGAGGGCGCCGGTGACGGCGAGGTTCCGCACGAGCCCCATGACGATCCCCAGGCGCTCCCGCCCTCCGGGCACCCTCCGCCCCCCGGCGGACTCCTTGCCCCCGCCCCGGTCATACGCCTCCAGCGCCGCCCCCCACAGCCGTACCGCCTCGTGCGGCGCGAACGCGGCCTCGGCGCGCCGGGCCGCCCGGGCGGCGAAGTCGGCTGCGCGGGCGGCGACCGCGCCGGTGCCCGCGCTCAGGTAGTGGTGGGCGATGGCTTCGACGGAGTCGGGCCGCAGGCGTTCGAGGAGTTCCGCGACGGCGGTGTGCAGCCGGGCGCGGCGGGGCGCGGACAGGTCCCCGTACAGGGTCTCCCGCACCAGTGCGTGCGCGAACTCGACCCGCTCCCCCGCCCTTTGCCCTCCCGGCCCTCCCGGTCCTCCCAGCCCTCCCAGCCCTCCCAGCCCTCCCAGCCCTCCCGGTCCTCCCAGCCCTCCCGGACCTCCCGGTCCTCCCAGCCCTCCCGGACCTCCAGCGACGAGGAACCCCGCCGCCAGCCCGGCCTCGACCCCCTCCAGAACGGCGTCCTCGTCCCCGGTGAGCGCGCTCAGCACCTCCAGGTCGACGGTCGCTCCGACCAGTGCGGCGCGCAGCAGCACCGCGCGCGCCCCGGTCGGCAGCGTGCCGAGCCTGCGCCGCACGATGTCCCGTACGCCGTCGGGGACTTGGGAGAGCGCGGCGGCCCCTTCGGTGGCGTACAGGCGGACGATCTCCCGTACGAAGAAGGGGTTGCCGCCGCTGCGGCGGTGCACGGTACGGACGGCGGCGGGGTCGAGGGGGCGGGGCGAGACGGCCCGCGCGAGGGCGCCCACGGCGGTCTCGGTCAGCGCGCCGAGCCGCACCCGCACGGGCTCGGCGCGGGCCACTCGCCCCAGCAACTCCCGTACGTCGTCGGACACTTCACCGTCCCGGTACGTTCCCACGAGCAGCACGGCCCGTGCCATCGGCCGCTCCACCAGCGAGGCGAGCAGTTCCAGCGTGCCGCTGTCGGCCCAGTGCAGGTCGTCGAGCACGAGCAGCAGGGGGTGCCCCCGGTCGGCGACCCCCGAGATCAGCTCGCCCACCCGCCGGTACCACCAGAAGCGATCACCGCCCCCGCCTCCGCCCGCGACGTCCCCCTCCGCAACCCCCAGCTCCTCCAGCACCTCGGTCCAGGGCCACCCGGCAGGAACCCCGCCCTGCTCCGAGGCCCGCCCCCAAGCGGTGGCCCACCCCTCCCCCTTCAGCCGTCCCGCCAGCTCCCGCACCAGAGCGGTCTTCCCCGCCCCGGCGTCCCCGGAGATCAGGCCCAGGGCCAACTGCCCCTCCCGCACGACACCGTGAGCCGCGGCCGTCAGGTCGGCCAACTCCGACTCCCGCCCGACAAGCCCGCTCCCCCTCTCCCCAGGGGCTCCGTCGAACTCCCCCGGGGCTCCGTCGAACTCCCCAAGGGCTCCGTCGAACTCCTCCGGGGCTCCGGCGAACGGGGCAGTGCCCACCCTCCCCCGGACTCCCGGCTCCGCTCGGGCAGGGGACCAGTTGCCCACAGCAGGTGACGGCTCGGGCGGGCACGGCCTCGCGGCGGCTTCCGCCCCGAGAGCACCGCCACCCCGCTGAGCCAGGATCTCCCCTTCCAGCCTCCGCAGTCCCTCCCCCGGATCCACGCCCAGCTCCCCGGCCAACCGCTCCCGGGCCCGCCGCAGGACCCCGAGGGCGTCCCCTTGCCTCCCCGCCCGGTAAAGGGCGACAGCGAGCAGTTCCCAGGCCTCCTCCCGCCACGGGTGCCCCTCGACATGCGCCTCCAGGTCGAGCACCGCCTCCGCCGCCCGCCCGAGGGCAAGCGCGGCGGAAGCCCGGCGTTCCACGGCGAGCAACCGCAGCCCCTCCAGCCGAGCGGCCTCCCCGCGAGCCCACTCCGCGGCGGCCCACTCCGCGTACGCGGGCCCCCGCCAGCCCGAAAGCGCGTCATCGAGCACCCCCAAGGCCAGCCGGGCGTCTCCGCCAGAAACCGCGCCCCCGCCAGAACCGGCGCCCCCTCCGGCAACCGCGTCCCCGCCGGAGAGAAGCCGGCCCGCCTCCCCCACCGCCCCCTCGAACCGCCAGGCATCCACCGCCCCGCCCCCGGCGAGCAGCGCGTACCCGGGCCCGGACGTCACGAGCAGCCGCGCGGGCGCCCGCCGGGCCCGCCCCGGCTCAAGCACCTTCCGCAGGTCGCCGACGAACGTCCGGATCGCCCCGACGGCCCGTGGCGGCGGGTCCGCCCAGAAGTCGTCGACCATCCGGTCCACCGGAACGGTCCGGCGCCGGGCGACGAGGAGCCGGGCGAGGACGGCGCGGTGCCGGGGCCCCTTGAGGTCGAGGGAGCGCCCGTCCGCGTCCCGGGCGGCGAGGGGCCCGAGGACCTGGAACGTCACGTCACCGGCCCCCGGCCCGGCGTTCTCCTCCTGCGGCACCCTCTCAACGTACCGCTCGTCACCTGCGCGGACCCGCTGCTGATCGGTTGCTGATCCGGGCCGCGCACGCTGGATCCATGACACCCCGGACACCGCACCCGTCCCAGCCCGAGCCCCGCATCGAGGGCTTCACCCACCACCGGATCCGCGTCAGCGACGACGGCGTCCACCTGAACGCCGCCGTGGGCGGCGACCCCGGCAACACCCCTGTGGTCCTCCTGCACGGCTTCCCCCAGACCCACCTCATGTGGCGCCACGTGGCCGCGGACCTCGCGGCGGACCACCACGTGATCTGCCCGGACCTGCGCGGGTACGGCGCGAGCGACAAACCGGCGGAGGCGGCGGACGGCCGGACGTACGCCAAGCGGACGATGGCGGCGGACGTGGTGGCGCTGGCACGGGCCCTCGGGCACGAGCGGTTCGCGCTCGCGGGGCACGACCGGGGCGCGCTGGTGGCGATCCGCGCGGGGCTCGACCACCCGGACGCGGTCACGCACCTCGCGTCCCTCGACGTCCTGCCGACGCTGGACATGTGGGACGTCATGCGCGGCACGTCCGCCGCGATCGGCTTCCACCTGTACTTGATGGCGCAGCCGCCGGGGCTCCCGGAGCGGATGATCTCGGCGGACCCGGACGCGTTCTTCGGCCACTTCCTGGACGTGTGGTCGGCCTCGCCGGGCGCCGTGCCGCCGGACGTGCGGGCCGCGTATCTGCGGGCGTGCCGCGAGGCCGTCCCGTCGATCGTCGCGGACTACCGCGCGTCGGCGTTCGCGGACGTCGAGGACGACACGGCGGACCGGCTCGCGGGCAACGTGCTGCGGATGCCGGTCACGGTGCTCCAGCAGGACTGGGGCGCGGCGCTCGGCTTCGACGCGGCGGAGCTGTGGCGGGCGTGGGCCCCGGACCTCGCGCACCGGACGGTGTCGTGCGGCCACTTCATGGCGGAGGAGGCCCCGAAGGAGGTCACGGCGGCCCTCCGGGACCTCTTCGCCCGCTGAGGAGGCTCCCCTCTCCGCTGCGGCCGGGGGCTCCGTCCGCCCAGAAGTGGACCTGGTGGACCTAGCCTGGCCTCATGCCAACGACCCTGCTCAGCAACGGAATCCGCCTCTCCTACGACGATCACGGAGGCCACGAGGGCCACGAGGGCCGGGACAGCACCCCCTTGGTCCTGGTCCACGGCCACCCCTTCGACCGCTCCCTCTGGGACCCCCAGGTCAGGGCCCTCTCCGGCACGCACCGCGTGCTCACCTTCGACCTGCGCGGCTACGGCGCCTCCGTGGCACCGGAGGGCGAGGCCAACGCCCCCGTCACCGACTTCGGCGACTTCGCCCGCGACCTCCTGGCCCTCCTGGACCACCTGGGCGTGGCGCGCTGCGCCCTCGGCGGGGTGTCGATGGGCGGGCAGATCGTGATGGACGCGTACGACCGCTTCCCGGAGCGGATCGCGGGGGTGCTGCTCGCCGACACGTCCCCGGCGACGGACACGGAGGCCGCGAAGGCGTTCCGCCGCGAGACGGCGGAGCGGCTGCTGGCCGAGGGGATGAAGGGGTACGCGGAGGAGGTGCTGCACAAGATGGCGGCGCCGTACAACGAGGAGGCCGCCGCGCACGTGCTGCGCATGATGCTGGCGGCCTCGCCGGAGGGCGCGGCGGCGGCCCTGCGCGCCCGCGCCGAACGCCCCGACTACCGGCCGGTGCTGCCGCGCGTCACGGTCCCGGCCCTGGTGGTCGTGGGCCGGGACGACACGTACACGCCGGTCGCGGACGCGGAGGCGATGCACGCGGCGCTGCCCGACGCGCGGCTGTGCGTGATCGAGCGGGCGGCGCATCTGCCGAACCTGGAGCGGCCCGAGGAGTTCAACGCGGCGGTACGGGACTGGCTGGCGCGCCTCTCCTAGGCGGGCTTTGCCGAGGCGAGGGCGTCGGCAGCACCGGCGCCACCACGGGCCCCGTCGGCCCTGTCCGCCGCCCCGTCCGCAGCAGTAGTGGGTGAGGGTGCCCGTGACGACGGCGGTGTCGCGGCCGAGGTCGCGGAGCATCGGGCCGCGCGGGCCCGGCTGCGCGAGGTGCTCGGCGACTGACGCGCGGCGGCGCCCCCGGAGAACGGCGCACGACGTCGTGGCCGAAGAGGGGAGTTTTTACCACTGCCTTCCGGCCACGCCGCTTTCAATAATGCGTACATGAAGAGCACACGACAGCACATCGACGCGGCGGCCCCGGGCGGCTCCGGGGCCGCGGGCGGTCTCAAGGCCTTCCGCCGCTCCCTGACCCTGTGGTTCCTGGCCCACCGCGCGATGTGGCTTTCGCTGTGGCTCGGCATCGTGTGGTCGGCGCTGCGCGGCCCGGTGGGCCTGAAGCTCCTGCCGGGCACGGTGCGCATGGTGCGGGCGCTCGCGGACCGGGAGCGGGCGTACGCGGCGCGCTGGTCGGGCGTCGACATCCCCGCGGTCTACCCGGAGCTGCCCGCGTCCGGCGCGGAGCGGGCGAAGGCGCTGCGCTCCCAACTGCTCGACAGGGGCAACCAGGTGCGCAGGGACTGGCGCTGGGTGCATCTGCACGCGTTCGTGGGCGGCGCGATCGCCCTCGGTCCGCTGGCCCTCGCCCTCACCGGCGTGTGGGGCCTGTGGACGGCGGCGATGGGCACGGAGCTGCCCGCCGAGTGGGGCAGCCTGTGGTTCCTGTTCATCCCGGTCGGCGACCCGGCGACGGCGGCGCTCGCGGGCGTGCTCGGCGCCGCGTTCCTTCCCCTGTCGGTGTTCTGGGCGGCCCCGCTGTCCCTGCGCCTGCACGCCCGCTACCTGAACCTGCTGCTCGCGCCCAGCGAGTCCGAGCTCCTGGCCGCCCGGGTGGAGCACCTGAAGTCGACCCGGTCCGACGCCGTGGACAGCCAGATGTCCGAGATCCGCCGCATCGAGCGGGACCTGCACGACGGCGCGCAGGCACGCCTCGTCGCGATGGGCATGACCCTGAACGCCGCCGAGCACCTCCTGGAGACCAACCCGGACGCCGTCCGCGAACTCCTCGTCGAGGCCCGTCAGTCCTCCACGGCCGCCCTGAAGGAACTCCGCGACCTGGTCAAGGGCATCCACCCGCCGATCCTCGCGGACCGGGGTCTCGCCGATGCCGTACGCTCCCTCGCGATGATCTGCCCGCTGCGGACCGAGGTCGTGATCGACCTGCCGTCCCGTCCCGAACCGCCCGTCGAGTCGGCGATGTACTTCGCGATGTCGGAGATCCTCACCAACGCGGCCAAGCACTCCGGTGCCGAGCGCTGCTGGATCGACCTGCGGTACGAGGCCGGGGCGCTGCGGGCGTCGGTCGTGGACGACGGGCAGGGCGGCGCGGACGTGTCCGCGGGCACCGGACTGCGCGGCGTCGAGCGGCGCCTCGCCCACTTCGACGGCGTCCTCGCCGTGAGCAGCCCGCCGGGCGGCCCGACCCAGATGACGATGGAGCTGCCGTGCGAGTTGTCCTCGCCGAAGACCACTTCCTCCTGAGGGACGGCGTCACCCGTCTCCTCCAGGCCTTCGGCCACGAGGTCCTGGCCGCAGTCGACAACGGCCCCCTCCTCCACGAGGCCCTGACGTCGCTGCGCCCCGACGTGGCCGTGGTCGACGTCCGCCTGCCGCCGACGTTCAGCGACGAGGGGCTGCGCGCGGCGGTCTCGGCGCGGACGGAGGTGCCGGGACTTCCGGTCCTCCTCCTCTCCCAGTACGTCGAGCCGCTGTACGCCCACGAGTTGCTGGCCACGGGCTCCGAGGGCGTCGGCTACGTCCTCAAGGAGCGCGTCTCCAACGGCGCCGAGTTCATCGCGACGATCGAGCGGGTCGCGGGCGGCGGCACGGCGATGGACCCCGAGGTGGTGTCCAAGCTCGTCACC from Streptomyces flavofungini includes:
- a CDS encoding ATP-binding protein, translated to MGNWSPARAEPGVRGRVGTAPFAGAPEEFDGALGEFDGAPGEFDGAPGERGSGLVGRESELADLTAAAHGVVREGQLALGLISGDAGAGKTALVRELAGRLKGEGWATAWGRASEQGGVPAGWPWTEVLEELGVAEGDVAGGGGGGDRFWWYRRVGELISGVADRGHPLLLVLDDLHWADSGTLELLASLVERPMARAVLLVGTYRDGEVSDDVRELLGRVARAEPVRVRLGALTETAVGALARAVSPRPLDPAAVRTVHRRSGGNPFFVREIVRLYATEGAAALSQVPDGVRDIVRRRLGTLPTGARAVLLRAALVGATVDLEVLSALTGDEDAVLEGVEAGLAAGFLVAGGPGGLGGPGGPGGLGGPGGLGGLGGLGGLGGPGGPGGQRAGERVEFAHALVRETLYGDLSAPRRARLHTAVAELLERLRPDSVEAIAHHYLSAGTGAVAARAADFAARAARRAEAAFAPHEAVRLWGAALEAYDRGGGKESAGGRRVPGGRERLGIVMGLVRNLAVTGALAEARRYRSDALTAAEATGDPELTARVIGAFDVPGIWARNDDEALSRRIVTAALRALAALPDDGSPGRRATRSRLLSTVGMETRGARTERGAEAAREAERLARAVADAVADAEAEAGAGGEVGVVPGGGPADSAALLAFALNARYLHTFHRPGLAPERARIGEELTALAAHHGLVAFEVLGHLMLLQAHSALADFDRADGHAAAVDRLAERHGLPLAGVFTGWYAALRAAVAGRVREAEAGCRAAAARMRGGGMEGMEGLSGMERLDGVEGLEELEELEELRRAGRAEGEGGTGGAGTAGLLELALLCLRVQSGGASAEADADAGADAGADADAGADADAGADADGSADTASAPNHPGPGPGPGPGPSPRPLPHDQLLEAHLCLRARAALRSPTAPQDVLDGLYRELLPACDELAGAGSGVLTLEPVALYVGDLAAALGRPGAAARHHRQARAVAERAGAPHWVAAADARMRR
- a CDS encoding alpha/beta fold hydrolase: MTPRTPHPSQPEPRIEGFTHHRIRVSDDGVHLNAAVGGDPGNTPVVLLHGFPQTHLMWRHVAADLAADHHVICPDLRGYGASDKPAEAADGRTYAKRTMAADVVALARALGHERFALAGHDRGALVAIRAGLDHPDAVTHLASLDVLPTLDMWDVMRGTSAAIGFHLYLMAQPPGLPERMISADPDAFFGHFLDVWSASPGAVPPDVRAAYLRACREAVPSIVADYRASAFADVEDDTADRLAGNVLRMPVTVLQQDWGAALGFDAAELWRAWAPDLAHRTVSCGHFMAEEAPKEVTAALRDLFAR
- a CDS encoding alpha/beta fold hydrolase yields the protein MPTTLLSNGIRLSYDDHGGHEGHEGRDSTPLVLVHGHPFDRSLWDPQVRALSGTHRVLTFDLRGYGASVAPEGEANAPVTDFGDFARDLLALLDHLGVARCALGGVSMGGQIVMDAYDRFPERIAGVLLADTSPATDTEAAKAFRRETAERLLAEGMKGYAEEVLHKMAAPYNEEAAAHVLRMMLAASPEGAAAALRARAERPDYRPVLPRVTVPALVVVGRDDTYTPVADAEAMHAALPDARLCVIERAAHLPNLERPEEFNAAVRDWLARLS
- a CDS encoding sensor histidine kinase, yielding MKSTRQHIDAAAPGGSGAAGGLKAFRRSLTLWFLAHRAMWLSLWLGIVWSALRGPVGLKLLPGTVRMVRALADRERAYAARWSGVDIPAVYPELPASGAERAKALRSQLLDRGNQVRRDWRWVHLHAFVGGAIALGPLALALTGVWGLWTAAMGTELPAEWGSLWFLFIPVGDPATAALAGVLGAAFLPLSVFWAAPLSLRLHARYLNLLLAPSESELLAARVEHLKSTRSDAVDSQMSEIRRIERDLHDGAQARLVAMGMTLNAAEHLLETNPDAVRELLVEARQSSTAALKELRDLVKGIHPPILADRGLADAVRSLAMICPLRTEVVIDLPSRPEPPVESAMYFAMSEILTNAAKHSGAERCWIDLRYEAGALRASVVDDGQGGADVSAGTGLRGVERRLAHFDGVLAVSSPPGGPTQMTMELPCELSSPKTTSS
- a CDS encoding LuxR C-terminal-related transcriptional regulator, translating into MRVVLAEDHFLLRDGVTRLLQAFGHEVLAAVDNGPLLHEALTSLRPDVAVVDVRLPPTFSDEGLRAAVSARTEVPGLPVLLLSQYVEPLYAHELLATGSEGVGYVLKERVSNGAEFIATIERVAGGGTAMDPEVVSKLVTGKSRDEPLNSLTPREREVLECLAQGLSNAGIAEALFVTEKAVAKHVSNIFMKLELPPTESANRRVLAVLAYLDR